In Desulfarculaceae bacterium, the following are encoded in one genomic region:
- a CDS encoding methylenetetrahydrofolate reductase C-terminal domain-containing protein: MITATRKPMEEILKSVEPFRKILLLGCNECVTVCHAGGRKEVALLGAALRLGRLQKGQPLEVEELTLERQCDPEYVEELARTVDQYDAVCSMACGCGVQTIAERYPALPVMPMVNTEFMGASEANGVWAERCAGCGDCVLGYTGGICPVARCSKRIFNGPCGGSTKGKCEISKDVDCAWQLIWDRLKELGQTELYSKLMEPKDWSTARDGGPRRIVREDMAL; the protein is encoded by the coding sequence ATGATCACCGCCACACGCAAGCCCATGGAGGAGATCCTCAAATCCGTGGAGCCCTTCAGAAAGATACTCTTGCTTGGTTGCAACGAGTGCGTGACCGTGTGTCACGCCGGAGGCCGCAAAGAAGTGGCCTTGCTCGGCGCGGCCCTTCGCCTGGGCCGCCTGCAAAAGGGCCAGCCCCTCGAGGTGGAGGAGCTCACTCTGGAGCGCCAGTGCGACCCCGAATACGTGGAAGAGCTGGCCCGCACCGTGGACCAGTACGATGCGGTCTGTTCCATGGCCTGCGGCTGTGGAGTGCAGACCATTGCCGAGCGCTATCCCGCCCTGCCGGTGATGCCCATGGTCAACACCGAGTTCATGGGCGCCAGCGAGGCCAACGGCGTGTGGGCCGAGCGTTGCGCCGGTTGCGGAGACTGCGTGTTGGGTTACACTGGGGGCATTTGCCCGGTGGCCCGTTGCTCCAAGCGCATCTTCAACGGACCCTGCGGCGGCTCCACCAAGGGCAAGTGCGAGATCAGCAAGGACGTGGACTGCGCCTGGCAGCTGATCTGGGACCGGCTCAAGGAGCTGGGCCAGACCGAGCTATATAGCAAGCTCATGGAGCCCAAGGACTGGAGCACCGCCCGCGACGGCGGCCCGCGCCGGATCGTCAGGGAGGATATGGCGCTATGA
- a CDS encoding PAS domain S-box protein yields the protein MPEMLPSAVLVPSNLPDEAFRRLFHFLPIPTLFLSPEKQVLAASRSFLERYGLTDDAVLDRPCYEVFHRGDEPCPASVCCFPQVLEGRQGLFNIHQYQDRLGKLVVEEVHLSACTDENGRLMGVIESVRDISEAKRLENSLSETNELFSCLLNSMLGVVIAADLQGRILFVNHNAKPVLGYEPEELLDKTLWELSPHEELKRLRSILDASNGPVRGVRTQVTKRDGEIIPVKVNLNFIHRHGTPIGTLGIISDLREMVKIERHLNSARMQVVQSDKLALLGRMAAGVAHELNNPLTGITVYTDLVREALPQDHPSQQDLAYIAEDVDRCRDIVRDLLDYSRQGSIELETLDLSQVVEEAFSLIRTDSMRLHVEMKTDFAPEPLIIQGDRKLLRQVFINLLSNAMDAMEGSGQITMRTYEDGDGMRCAEISDTGPGIPPDHLAKVFDPFFTTKEPGKGTGLGLSVVFGVISRHEGHISVKESGPQGTTFLVKLPASAPKTLQDFANKIQWGEEEETIG from the coding sequence ATGCCTGAGATGTTGCCCAGCGCGGTCCTGGTGCCCAGCAATCTGCCGGACGAGGCCTTTCGCCGGTTGTTCCACTTTTTACCCATCCCCACCCTGTTCCTGAGCCCGGAGAAGCAGGTCCTGGCCGCCAGCCGCAGCTTTTTGGAGCGCTACGGCCTCACCGACGACGCGGTGCTGGACCGGCCCTGCTACGAGGTCTTCCACCGGGGCGACGAGCCCTGCCCGGCCTCGGTGTGCTGCTTTCCCCAGGTGCTGGAGGGCCGCCAGGGCCTGTTCAACATCCACCAGTACCAAGACCGCCTGGGCAAGCTGGTGGTGGAGGAGGTGCACCTGAGCGCCTGCACCGACGAGAACGGCCGCCTCATGGGGGTCATCGAGTCGGTGCGCGACATCTCCGAGGCCAAGCGCCTGGAGAACAGCCTCAGCGAGACCAACGAGCTGTTCAGCTGCCTGCTCAACAGCATGTTGGGGGTGGTGATAGCCGCCGACCTGCAAGGCCGCATCCTGTTCGTGAACCACAACGCCAAGCCGGTGCTGGGCTACGAGCCCGAGGAGCTCTTGGACAAGACCCTGTGGGAGCTTAGCCCCCATGAGGAGCTCAAGCGCCTGCGCTCCATCCTGGACGCCAGCAACGGCCCGGTGCGCGGGGTGCGCACCCAGGTCACCAAGAGGGACGGCGAGATCATCCCGGTTAAGGTGAACCTCAACTTCATCCACCGCCACGGCACGCCCATCGGCACCCTAGGCATCATCAGCGACCTCAGGGAAATGGTGAAGATCGAGCGCCACCTCAACTCGGCCCGGATGCAGGTGGTGCAGTCGGACAAGCTGGCCCTTCTGGGGCGCATGGCCGCCGGCGTGGCCCATGAGCTCAACAACCCGCTCACCGGCATCACCGTCTACACCGATCTGGTGCGCGAGGCCCTGCCCCAAGACCATCCCTCCCAGCAGGACCTGGCCTACATCGCCGAGGACGTGGACCGTTGCCGCGACATCGTGCGCGACCTTTTGGACTACAGCCGCCAGGGCAGCATCGAGCTGGAGACCCTGGACCTGAGCCAGGTGGTGGAGGAGGCTTTCTCCCTCATTCGCACCGATTCCATGCGCCTGCACGTGGAGATGAAGACCGATTTCGCGCCGGAGCCCCTGATCATCCAGGGCGACCGCAAGCTGCTGCGCCAGGTATTCATCAACCTGCTATCCAACGCCATGGACGCCATGGAGGGCAGCGGACAAATCACTATGAGGACCTACGAGGACGGAGACGGTATGCGCTGCGCCGAGATCAGCGACACCGGCCCCGGCATCCCCCCCGATCACCTGGCCAAGGTTTTCGATCCCTTCTTCACCACCAAGGAGCCCGGCAAGGGCACTGGCCTGGGGCTCAGCGTGGTGTTCGGGGTCATCTCCCGCCATGAGGGGCATATCTCGGTCAAGGAAAGCGGCCCCCAGGGAACCACCTTCCTGGTCAAGCTGCCCGCCTCCGCCCCCAAGACCCTGCAAGATTTCGCCAACAAGATCCAATGGGGCGAGGAAGAAGAGACGATAGGATGA
- a CDS encoding methylenetetrahydrofolate reductase, translated as MKSDSNLEKVLAAGHFAVTGELGPPRGANLEAVKEKAAHLVGMVDAVNVTDNQTAVVRMASWAVSLTIKEMGLEPNYQMVCRDRNRLAMQSDILGAAALGINTMLCLSGDHPSFGDHPQAANVHDIDSIQQLAMIKRMRDEGKFLGGDDIDTPPKMFVGAAANPFGDPFELRVLRLGKKVAAGADFIQTQCIYNMERFAEYMRQAHDMGLTENTKLLAGVTPLKSAGMAKYMANRVPGMDVPKAVVDRIAGQPKEKQAEEGIKLLCEQIEQLKEMPGVAGIHLMAIEWEHRVPEIVERAGLLPRPQV; from the coding sequence ATGAAAAGCGACAGCAATCTGGAAAAGGTCCTGGCCGCTGGTCACTTCGCGGTAACCGGAGAGCTGGGCCCGCCCCGGGGCGCCAACCTGGAAGCGGTCAAGGAAAAGGCCGCCCACCTGGTGGGCATGGTCGACGCGGTCAACGTGACCGACAACCAGACCGCCGTGGTGCGCATGGCCTCCTGGGCCGTGAGCCTCACCATCAAGGAGATGGGCCTGGAGCCCAACTATCAGATGGTGTGCCGCGACCGCAACCGCCTGGCCATGCAGTCCGACATCCTGGGCGCCGCCGCCCTGGGCATCAACACCATGCTCTGCCTCTCGGGCGACCATCCTTCCTTCGGCGACCATCCCCAAGCGGCCAACGTGCACGACATCGATTCCATCCAGCAGCTGGCCATGATCAAGCGTATGCGCGACGAGGGCAAGTTCCTGGGCGGCGACGACATCGACACCCCGCCCAAGATGTTCGTGGGCGCGGCGGCCAACCCCTTTGGCGATCCCTTTGAACTCCGAGTGCTCCGCTTGGGTAAAAAGGTTGCAGCCGGCGCCGATTTCATTCAGACTCAGTGCATTTACAATATGGAGCGCTTCGCCGAGTACATGCGACAGGCACACGACATGGGTCTGACCGAAAACACCAAGCTGTTGGCCGGGGTCACCCCGCTCAAGAGCGCGGGCATGGCCAAGTACATGGCCAACCGGGTGCCGGGCATGGACGTGCCCAAGGCGGTGGTGGACCGCATCGCCGGCCAGCCCAAGGAAAAGCAGGCCGAGGAAGGCATCAAGCTGCTTTGCGAGCAGATCGAGCAGCTGAAGGAAATGCCCGGCGTGGCAGGGATACACCTTATGGCCATTGAGTGGGAGCATCGCGTGCCCGAGATAGTGGAGCGGGCCGGTCTGCTGCCCAGGCCACAAGTATAA
- a CDS encoding response regulator, producing the protein MSQPARRILVVDDEQRVRQAIQRVLGESGYEVLEAEDGRQGLDMVAKHTPDLVLVDLMMPVMDGMEFLDQARRRYPGLTSVVITGFATLDRAVDAMKHGADDFLAKPFKPRELKLVVERALKRAVTLQDMSIEKSRTRALIHAMTNGVLVANSGGEAALANPAMLALLGLEEDQVLGRTLNEVLPWPMVAGCLGTMLEGGEQGHEPASCVVGLGEGEDALHFQVSCACFHDARGTVMGAVAVFDDVTAWHRLDQYKSQFVTTVAHDIVSPLGAVQGQLQNLGQELLGPLNQEQVTLVERTRTRLQGVADLCRDLLDLSKIEAGAMGERTRVDLARVVEDALKVVAGPAEAKDQSLKVELAEGLPPVMGVAEELLDLVLNLAGNAVKYTQEGGEISLSLTGEGGQIVLEVADNGPGIAPEEQEAVFQRFYRVRNADNRHITGTGLGLAIVKRVAENHGGSLTLESAPGQGCLFRVSLPAA; encoded by the coding sequence ATGAGCCAGCCGGCCAGACGCATATTGGTGGTGGACGACGAGCAGCGGGTGCGCCAGGCCATCCAGCGGGTGCTGGGCGAATCGGGCTACGAGGTGCTGGAGGCCGAGGACGGCCGCCAGGGCCTGGACATGGTGGCCAAGCACACCCCGGACCTGGTGCTGGTGGACCTGATGATGCCGGTGATGGACGGCATGGAGTTCCTGGACCAGGCCCGCCGCCGCTATCCCGGCCTCACCTCGGTGGTCATCACCGGCTTCGCCACCCTGGACAGGGCCGTGGACGCCATGAAGCACGGGGCCGACGATTTCTTGGCCAAGCCCTTCAAGCCCCGCGAGCTCAAGCTGGTGGTGGAGCGCGCCCTCAAGCGGGCGGTCACCCTGCAGGACATGTCCATAGAGAAAAGCCGCACCCGGGCCCTGATCCACGCCATGACCAACGGGGTGCTGGTGGCCAACTCCGGCGGCGAGGCGGCCTTGGCCAACCCGGCCATGCTGGCCCTGCTGGGGCTTGAAGAGGACCAGGTGCTGGGCCGGACCCTAAACGAGGTGCTGCCCTGGCCCATGGTGGCCGGGTGCCTGGGGACTATGCTGGAAGGCGGCGAGCAGGGCCACGAACCGGCCAGCTGCGTGGTCGGCCTGGGAGAGGGCGAGGACGCCCTGCATTTCCAGGTGAGCTGCGCCTGCTTCCACGACGCCCGGGGCACGGTGATGGGCGCGGTGGCGGTGTTCGACGACGTGACCGCCTGGCACCGCCTGGACCAGTACAAGAGCCAGTTCGTGACCACCGTGGCCCACGACATCGTGAGCCCCTTGGGCGCGGTACAGGGCCAGCTGCAGAACCTGGGCCAGGAGCTGCTGGGGCCCCTGAACCAGGAGCAGGTCACCCTAGTGGAGCGCACCCGCACCCGTTTGCAAGGCGTGGCCGACCTGTGCCGCGACCTGTTGGACCTTTCCAAGATCGAGGCCGGGGCCATGGGCGAGCGCACCCGGGTGGACCTGGCCAGGGTGGTGGAAGATGCGCTCAAGGTGGTGGCCGGCCCGGCCGAGGCCAAGGACCAGAGCCTCAAGGTGGAGCTGGCCGAGGGCCTGCCCCCGGTGATGGGCGTGGCCGAGGAGCTACTGGATCTGGTGCTCAACCTGGCGGGCAACGCGGTGAAGTACACCCAGGAGGGCGGCGAGATATCGCTGAGCCTGACCGGAGAGGGCGGCCAGATCGTCTTGGAGGTGGCCGACAACGGCCCGGGAATCGCGCCCGAGGAACAGGAGGCGGTGTTCCAGCGCTTCTATAGGGTGCGCAACGCGGACAACCGCCACATCACCGGCACCGGCCTGGGGCTGGCCATCGTCAAGCGCGTGGCGGAGAACCACGGCGGCAGCCTGACCCTGGAGAGCGCTCCGGGCCAGGGCTGCCTTTTCCGGGTGAGCCTGCCCGCCGCCTAA
- a CDS encoding FAD-dependent oxidoreductase, producing MLGGGIAGIKASLDLAEAGRQVYIVEEKPAPGGFLPLLDRQFPTNDCNICYLMPEGGGNGGLQRVSTLPMSRLSELQGSAGEFTATIETKPRFIDTDRCNACGACLAACPEGAVVFTPGLDTNSPTCLRYPQATPQAFSIDMDKCTKCGECLKVCHPDAIDLEMQGSSQQLEVGSVILASGAKVWDPTPMEEWYGYHRFPDVITSLEFEQLMSAAGPTGGAFQRPSDGRRPTRIGWIQCAGSRTTKPGGNAYCSSICCMISMKEAIWALEHFDRDIEANVFFMDMRPMGKDYELYYQRAKNELGVKFTRCMPHTVERNEQSGDLVLSHLDDAGNLQEAHLDIIVLATGFCAPNDAAEQAAVLGIELTPEKFVAAPDFAPVSTSRPGVYACGMALGPQDIPSSLVSASAATGLASSVLAPPRGLVSSEDLPLEKKVTGQEPRIGVFLTDWGNVVKESVDMDAVLAATSKWDGVVYGTQLELAHGARGLDKLVEAIAEHDLNRVVVAGYSPRTHGNLFAEAVRRAGLNRAMLEMANIRDQDALVHRHDRTTATDKAVALVRMAVAGVRRAQPMHAVKLPFNPDALVVGGGVAGMSAALSLAAQGIKVYLVERGRQLGGLAKELFRTLEGRPVADELKEMMAQVEAAENIEVLTDTLVVDHQGQVGNFMTGVQSGPGMYYRQIAHGVTILATGAKRYEPSEFLYGTDSRVMTQLEMEQRLGKGEAGDDLLDTVVMIQCVGSRNEQNPTCGRICCRSAIKNALWIKEQKPDAQVFVLYRDMRMPFMAELSYRQAREAGVLFVRYDPANPPQVSQEGGNLEVVFTDPILGQPLAVEPSALVLSTPQLAADENTEELCDIFRLQQGPGGFLLEEHPKVKPVDTPAPGVFAAGSVLAPASLAEARTQGLAAAGRALTLASQLSLVLDNPVAKVMPERCAACLICVRTCPYSIPFINADGYSEIDPAQCLGCGVCAAECPAQAIQLQGYEDDRMLSRTDALLEGIL from the coding sequence GTGCTTGGCGGCGGTATCGCCGGAATAAAAGCCTCGCTGGATCTGGCCGAGGCCGGACGCCAGGTGTACATCGTCGAAGAGAAGCCGGCCCCGGGCGGCTTCTTGCCGCTTTTGGACCGCCAGTTCCCCACCAACGACTGCAACATCTGTTACCTGATGCCCGAAGGGGGCGGCAACGGAGGCTTGCAGCGGGTGAGCACCCTGCCCATGAGCCGCCTGAGCGAGCTCCAGGGCTCGGCCGGCGAGTTCACGGCCACCATCGAGACCAAGCCCCGCTTCATCGACACCGACCGCTGCAACGCCTGCGGCGCCTGCCTGGCCGCCTGCCCGGAGGGCGCGGTGGTGTTCACTCCCGGGCTGGACACCAACAGCCCCACTTGCCTGCGCTACCCCCAAGCCACGCCGCAAGCCTTCTCCATCGACATGGACAAGTGCACCAAGTGCGGCGAGTGCCTCAAGGTCTGCCATCCCGACGCCATCGACCTGGAGATGCAGGGCAGCTCCCAGCAGCTGGAGGTGGGCTCGGTGATCCTGGCCAGCGGGGCCAAGGTCTGGGACCCCACGCCCATGGAAGAGTGGTACGGCTACCACCGCTTCCCGGACGTGATCACCAGCCTGGAGTTCGAGCAGCTCATGAGCGCGGCCGGGCCCACCGGCGGCGCCTTCCAGCGCCCCAGCGACGGCCGGCGGCCCACCCGCATCGGCTGGATCCAGTGCGCGGGCAGCCGCACCACCAAGCCCGGCGGCAACGCCTACTGCTCCTCCATCTGCTGCATGATCTCCATGAAGGAGGCCATCTGGGCCCTGGAGCACTTTGACCGCGACATCGAGGCCAACGTGTTCTTCATGGACATGCGGCCCATGGGCAAGGACTACGAGCTCTACTACCAGCGCGCCAAGAACGAGCTGGGAGTCAAGTTCACCCGCTGTATGCCCCACACCGTGGAGCGCAACGAGCAAAGCGGCGACCTGGTGCTGAGCCACCTGGACGACGCGGGCAACCTGCAAGAGGCCCACCTGGACATCATCGTGTTGGCCACCGGCTTCTGCGCGCCCAACGACGCGGCCGAGCAGGCGGCGGTCTTGGGCATCGAGCTGACCCCCGAAAAATTCGTGGCCGCCCCGGACTTCGCGCCGGTGAGCACCTCGCGCCCCGGCGTGTACGCCTGCGGCATGGCCCTGGGCCCGCAGGACATCCCCAGCTCCCTGGTCTCGGCCTCGGCCGCCACCGGCCTGGCCAGCTCCGTGCTGGCCCCGCCCCGCGGCCTGGTCTCCAGCGAGGACCTGCCCCTGGAGAAAAAGGTCACCGGCCAGGAGCCGCGCATCGGCGTGTTCCTCACCGACTGGGGCAACGTGGTCAAGGAATCGGTGGACATGGATGCCGTCCTGGCCGCCACCTCCAAGTGGGACGGCGTGGTCTACGGCACCCAGTTGGAGCTGGCCCACGGCGCCCGCGGCCTGGACAAGCTGGTGGAGGCCATTGCCGAGCACGACCTCAACCGCGTGGTGGTGGCGGGCTATAGCCCCCGCACCCACGGCAACCTCTTCGCCGAGGCGGTGCGCCGCGCGGGGCTCAACCGCGCCATGCTGGAGATGGCCAACATCCGCGACCAGGACGCCCTGGTCCACCGCCACGACCGCACCACAGCCACCGACAAGGCCGTCGCCCTGGTGCGCATGGCCGTGGCCGGCGTGCGCCGGGCCCAGCCCATGCACGCGGTGAAGCTGCCCTTCAACCCCGACGCCCTGGTGGTGGGCGGCGGCGTGGCCGGCATGAGCGCCGCGCTCAGCCTGGCCGCCCAGGGCATCAAGGTCTACCTGGTGGAGCGGGGCCGTCAGCTGGGCGGCCTGGCCAAGGAGCTCTTCCGCACCCTGGAAGGCCGCCCCGTGGCCGACGAGCTCAAGGAGATGATGGCCCAGGTCGAGGCCGCCGAGAACATCGAGGTTCTCACCGACACCCTGGTGGTGGACCATCAGGGCCAGGTGGGCAACTTCATGACCGGCGTGCAGAGCGGCCCGGGCATGTACTACCGCCAGATCGCCCACGGCGTGACCATTCTGGCCACCGGCGCCAAGCGCTACGAGCCCAGCGAGTTCCTCTACGGCACCGACTCCCGGGTGATGACCCAGCTGGAGATGGAGCAGCGCCTGGGCAAGGGCGAGGCCGGCGACGACCTGCTGGACACCGTGGTGATGATCCAGTGCGTGGGCAGCCGCAACGAGCAGAACCCGACCTGCGGGCGCATCTGCTGCCGCAGCGCCATCAAGAACGCCCTGTGGATCAAGGAGCAAAAGCCCGACGCCCAGGTGTTCGTGCTCTACCGCGACATGCGCATGCCCTTCATGGCCGAGCTGTCCTATCGCCAGGCCCGCGAGGCCGGCGTGCTCTTCGTGCGCTACGATCCGGCCAACCCGCCCCAGGTCAGCCAGGAAGGCGGCAACCTGGAGGTGGTGTTCACCGATCCCATCCTGGGCCAGCCCCTGGCGGTGGAGCCCAGCGCCCTGGTGCTCAGCACACCCCAGCTGGCCGCGGACGAAAACACCGAGGAGCTTTGCGACATCTTCCGCCTGCAACAGGGCCCCGGCGGCTTCCTCCTGGAGGAGCATCCCAAGGTCAAGCCGGTGGACACCCCGGCCCCCGGCGTGTTCGCGGCCGGTTCGGTGTTGGCCCCGGCCTCCCTGGCCGAGGCGCGCACCCAGGGCCTGGCCGCGGCGGGCCGCGCGCTCACCCTGGCCAGCCAGCTCAGCCTGGTCCTGGACAACCCGGTGGCCAAGGTGATGCCCGAGCGCTGCGCCGCGTGCCTCATCTGCGTGCGCACTTGCCCCTACTCCATCCCATTCATCAACGCCGACGGTTACTCGGAGATCGACCCCGCCCAGTGTCTGGGCTGCGGGGTTTGCGCCGCCGAGTGCCCGGCCCAGGCAATCCAACTGCAGGGCTACGAGGATGATCGTATGCTCAGCCGCACCGACGCCCTGCTGGAAGGAATTCTGTAA
- a CDS encoding hydrogenase iron-sulfur subunit yields MSDFEPVVVVFACDYCAYTAADVAGRMNLEYPAGVRIVRVPCTGKVDSLHVLRALEKGADGVMVAGCLEGDCHFKNGNLRAAARVKALKRLLDDINIGAGRVEMVRMSAGQGAVFAETARDFAETIREMGPNPIKPAAQAA; encoded by the coding sequence ATGAGCGACTTCGAGCCGGTGGTAGTGGTCTTCGCCTGTGACTACTGCGCCTACACCGCGGCCGACGTGGCCGGGCGCATGAACCTGGAATACCCCGCCGGGGTGCGCATCGTGCGCGTGCCCTGCACGGGCAAGGTGGACTCGCTGCACGTGTTGCGCGCCCTGGAAAAGGGCGCCGACGGCGTGATGGTGGCGGGTTGCCTGGAAGGCGACTGCCACTTCAAGAACGGAAACCTGCGCGCCGCGGCCAGGGTCAAGGCCCTCAAGCGGCTGCTGGACGACATCAATATCGGCGCGGGCCGGGTGGAGATGGTTCGCATGAGCGCCGGCCAAGGCGCCGTGTTCGCCGAGACCGCCCGCGACTTTGCCGAGACCATCCGCGAGATGGGCCCCAACCCCATCAAACCCGCCGCCCAGGCGGCCTGA
- a CDS encoding methylenetetrahydrofolate reductase translates to MAFAKKLKSKDFCYLAEMETPKGVDLSAFVNNADRLKGRVDAVLVPDLSHAVMRLSALAGALILKDLGLETILSFSCRDRNRLALQGDLLAAHVLGMPNVMATEGEALELGDQPGAKAVQDLTPAQFLEAAGGLGQGRDMGGRELQGTPSFVLGAAIGPWTDQASAAARAAEARQAVEMGASFLIAPPVFSLEDFAVFMGELGDSGAVVMASVLLLKSVGMARYLNENMPGVKVGEETIRRIRGASDRPAEAVKIAAETIQGLKEHCQGALIVTAGWEDRLPDILDLATR, encoded by the coding sequence ATGGCCTTTGCGAAGAAGCTGAAGAGCAAAGACTTCTGTTACTTAGCTGAGATGGAGACCCCCAAGGGGGTGGACCTCTCCGCTTTCGTTAACAATGCCGATCGCCTGAAGGGCAGAGTGGATGCCGTTCTGGTGCCGGACCTGAGTCATGCCGTCATGCGTCTGTCCGCATTGGCCGGCGCGCTCATCCTCAAGGACCTCGGCTTGGAGACCATCCTCTCCTTCTCCTGCCGCGACCGCAACCGCCTGGCCCTGCAGGGCGACCTTCTGGCCGCCCACGTGTTGGGAATGCCCAACGTGATGGCCACCGAGGGCGAGGCCCTGGAGCTGGGCGACCAGCCCGGCGCCAAGGCGGTGCAGGATCTTACCCCGGCCCAGTTCCTGGAGGCCGCAGGCGGCCTCGGCCAGGGACGCGACATGGGCGGCCGCGAGCTGCAAGGCACGCCCAGCTTCGTGTTGGGCGCGGCCATCGGCCCCTGGACCGACCAGGCCTCGGCCGCGGCCCGCGCCGCCGAGGCGCGCCAAGCGGTGGAGATGGGGGCCAGCTTCCTCATCGCGCCCCCCGTGTTCTCCCTGGAGGACTTCGCGGTCTTCATGGGCGAGCTGGGCGACTCCGGCGCGGTGGTCATGGCCAGCGTGCTGCTTCTGAAATCCGTGGGCATGGCTCGTTACCTCAACGAGAACATGCCCGGCGTTAAAGTGGGCGAAGAAACCATCCGGCGCATTCGGGGGGCCAGCGACCGGCCCGCCGAGGCCGTGAAGATCGCGGCCGAGACGATCCAGGGGCTCAAGGAGCACTGCCAGGGAGCCCTCATCGTCACCGCCGGGTGGGAAGACCGCCTCCCTGACATCCTTGATTTGGCAACTCGGTAA
- a CDS encoding response regulator: MAGKYVLVVDDDLDLVEAIATNLGAKGYEVGKAYDGEEGLASVKERRPDLVVLDVMMPKKDGYQVCDELKKSADYKDIPVILLTAVGSAVSTTSYTHRDGMTNEADEYVAKPVDLDRVAELVAELL; encoded by the coding sequence ATGGCCGGTAAGTACGTTCTGGTGGTCGATGACGACCTGGATCTGGTGGAGGCCATCGCCACCAACCTCGGCGCCAAAGGCTACGAGGTGGGCAAGGCCTACGATGGGGAAGAAGGCCTGGCCAGCGTCAAGGAGCGCCGCCCCGACTTGGTGGTGCTGGACGTGATGATGCCTAAGAAGGACGGCTATCAGGTCTGTGACGAGCTCAAGAAGAGCGCCGACTACAAAGACATCCCGGTGATCCTGCTCACCGCGGTGGGCTCGGCGGTCAGCACCACCTCCTACACTCACCGCGACGGCATGACCAACGAAGCGGACGAGTACGTGGCCAAGCCGGTGGACCTGGACCGGGTGGCCGAGCTGGTGGCGGAGCTCCTCTGA